CATTTGATGTCTACAGTCTCGGCGCGGATGGTCAACCGGGCGGCACCGGTGCGGATGCTGATATCGGCAATTGGCAGGAAGAAGGCGGTGCCACGAACACGGGTAACTGATTCTCATCATGCTTGCGCTCCGTGCCGTGTTGGATGCTCGACATGCGCCCTACGCTGGGCGCCACCAAAGAATGGGTCGGCAGCGCTGCGCTCAGGGGTTTACCTTGATCGAGCTGATCGTGGTGATTGTGATTATCGGCATTCTGGTCGGTTTTGTGGTGATGAGCATGAATAAACGCGCGCCCGATGATGTGGGCGTCTGCCAAGCGCGGATGGCCTCTTGGCTGGCGCAACAGGCCGTGGCTGCGAACCGGCTGGATCAAACCATTTATATTCAAAATGCCTCAACAAAATCGCCCAGCGCGTTTGTATTAAACCACCCGTCGGCACAGCTTCAAACGGCGGCAAGCAAGCAAACAAGCCAAAATGCAAACGAATCCCCAGCCTTCGTTGCAAATATCATTAGCCGGTTGGATTGGGATAAAGGCTGCGCCCTTATGGCACGACCCAGCGCCGCGGATACTTTTGCCGCCAAAGACCCGCGCGCAGATGCGGTAATTGCCGTCACGCCCGATGGTATCTGGTCGCTGCCATCGGGCGCGCCGCAATCTAAACCGGAAATTACAGTGCGCGGAGACAAGCAGAAAACCCTGCCCATCAATCTGTCATCAGGATTCGGTGAGCAGGCCAGCGCTGGTTCTGCCCCGTGATGACCACGACGACAAAAACCCGTGCGCAAGGGTTTACCTTGCTGGAAGTGCTGATTGCGCTGGTGGTTTTGGCCATTGCCCTCGCGGCGGTCATTAAAGTGAGTGGTCAAAGCGCACAGACGCTCGATCGGTTGCGTGCCGATACCGCTGCCACGGTGATTGCCGATGATTTATGCGCCCGATTGCAGCTATCCGCGCAAGCGCCGGAACTGGGCACCCGTCAGTCACAGGTAGAGATAAACGGCCAGTCCTGGCGTGTGCGCCAAACCGTTTCGGCGGGGCAGGTGCCGGGCGTGCTTAAGGTCGCCTATCTGGTTGAAACCCCCGCCCCGTATGCCGGTCAAGCCAGTATCGTGACGTACTTTTACCCACCTGCGCAAAAAGCACCATGAGCGTTCACGATTCGCTTATTCAGGGCGTGGGTTCGACTCGATGCTCAATAAAAAGAGCGGCGAGCGGTTTTACCCTGCTGGAATTGCTGGTGGCGATTGCCATCTTCGCGCTGGTGGCGGTGATGGCCTATGGCGGGCTGAATACCGTGATCAAGCAAAGCGCGATTGTCGAGGATCAAATGGGCCAGTTGAACGCGATGCAAAATGGCTTGCGGCAAATGCGCGGCGATTTGACCTTCGCGGTGGATCGTTTTGCCCGTGATGCCTTGGGTGGCGATGTACCCGAGTTCGCAGGCGGCGGCTTGAACCTTCTGACACTGACCCGTTTGGGCGCATCGAATCCTTGGGCGGCAGCCGAGCCGCAACTGGCGCTGGTGCGCTGGCGGCTTGAAAACGGCAATTTGGAGCGCGCAACCTTCGTGCCGCCCGATGGCGCGGTGGGCAACAGCGCCGAGCAGCCAGACTGGCGCATCATTTTGCGCAACGTCAGCAAAATTCAGCTGACTTTTTACGATCAAAACAACCAGTCGATGCTCGATTGGCCGCCCATCAACCAACCCTCGGCGGGCTTGCCCAAGGCGGTCGAAGTGCTGCTGACGGTAAACAACCTTCCCCCCTTGCGCATGACCGTCGCTATGGTTTCGGATTGGCCCGAGGCCGCTCCTGCCAACCCGCCGGGCGGAACAAATAACGGTGCCGAGCCAGCGACAAGCCCGCAAACTCAAACCCAAACTGAGGTGGAGGCGGAGCGACGATGACACGTGTGAATCGCTTTGCCTCGCCGACACGCCAGCAGGGCGTCGCTTTGATCGTGGCCTTGTTGGTGCTGGCCATCGCCACCGGCTTGGCCGCTGCCGTGATGGTGCGCAATCAAAACGCGCTCGATGCCACCGCCGCCTTCGAAAACGGCGCGCGGGCCGATCAATTGGCTAACAGCGCCTTTCTTCTCGCCAAGGCTCTGCTGGACCGGGATGATCGCAACAGCGATGGCCCGGCCGACCTCTGGGCGCAGCCGCTGGCGAACATTCCCATTGATGGCGCGACGGTGTCGCTGACCATCAGCGATCTGCAAGGCCGTTTTAATATCAATAACCTGCTGCTGCCCGATGGTAAAGTCAACCTGCTCGGTAAAGAGCGATTTGCGCGCTTACTCAACTTGCTGAATCTGAGCCCGGATATCAGCAATGAAATCATCGGCTGGATCGATCCGAGTCGTTCGCTTTCGCTTGGATTTAACAGTGCGGCGAGTCGCAGCGGGAATATGCCTGCCGGTCAGCCGATGATGTCGGTGACTGAACTGCGTTCATTGGCAGGGGTAACGCCCGCCTACTACGATAAACTGGCGCCCTATGTGACGGCTTTGCCCATCGGCACGCCTGTCAATCTAAACAGCGCCCCGCCGCTGGTGTTGCAGGCCATCGGCGCCAATGCCGCCAGTTTGCCGGTTGTGGCGGATAGCAAAACACCGCCGCCAAATATCGGTTCCGTGGCCGATTTTCTGGCGCGACCGGGCTTCGCAGGCGCAGTCACGCAGCCCGATGGCTTATCGGTAAACAGCCAGTTTTTTCTGTGCGCGGTCACCGTGCAGTTCGATCAGGTGGTGCGCCACCGCTATGCCCTGATTTATCGGCCGCAATCCGGCCCATCCCAAGTAATCGCCCTGAGTAATGAACCATGTCTGACCGGCTCTTCCTGTTTGTAACTAATCGTGAAGCCACCGAACTGCATTGGTGGCAACCCGAACACAGCGCGCAAAGCGCCAGCCCCGCGCTTGGCGATTGGGATGCGTTTGCCGATTGGCAGGCCAAGGCAAACCTGCGCCGCCCCGTGACGCTTTCGGTGTTGCTGCCCGACTCGGTGTGCAGCCGCTTGATCGTGCCGATTCCCGGTACGCGGCGGGAAAAAGCGCTGCAAGCTCTGCCGTTTGCGCTCGAAGATCTGGTGGCCGATGACCTGAGTCAGCTATACCCCGTGCTGGCCGAGCGCCCGCTTTCGCCGGGTCGCTGGCCCGTGCTACTGGTGGATGCCGATGTGCGTACCCGTGTGCTAGATGCGCTGAAAGATCAGGGTCTGGTGCCGCAACACTTGGTTGCCATGGCCGATACCCTGCCTCAACCCGAAATGGGCGAGTTCTGCGTCTGGGTCGATCCGGTTCAGGAACACATCAGCGTTTTGACCGGCCCGCACGAAGGCATGGCCTTGGCCCCGTCAACGGTACACAATGCCGCCGAACAACTGGCCGAATGGCTGCCTCGCATGACGCCCGCACCGAATCGTGTGGCATTCCATGTGCCACTGGATCAACCCGCGCACTGGCCGGAGGGCATCGAGTTTACCGCTCAAGCCGCGCCGGATTGGGCGCAATGGCATCAACTCTGGCAGGCGGGGCTAGAGCAAAACCGTGCGCTCTCTGCGATCACATCGGCCAAGGCCGTGAACGATCAGCAATGGCAGCGTCGCTGGTGGCAGGTGGCCGCAGCAGCTGGGGTTGTGTTGGTTTTGCTGCTGGTGGCTCAAGGCATTAAAACGGCGCAAATGAACCACCAAGCCGAGCGTTTGCAGACTCAAATCACACAGGATTTTCATGCGGCCTTGCCACAGATCACGCGCATGGTAAATGTGCGGGTGCAGTTGCAACAGGCGCTGGATCAGCGCGTTGGCGCGCATGAAGATACCTTTATGCCCGCGCTGGCTGCCTTTGGTTCGGCTTATCAAGTGGCAAAGCCACAGGATGCGCAGTTGGTGATCAAATCGATCCGTTTTGGTGAACAGCAACTGACCGTCGAGCTTACCGCCCAGAAGTATGCGGTGTTGCAGCAATTGCTCGAACACCTTAAAAAGAATGCGCCAGCCGAAGTAAAACAAATTGATGCAGGCGTCGATGCGGGCGTCGCGCACATGCGCATCGGCATTAAGGCGCTTTGAGCGCCCGGCAGAAATTAGAAAAAATTTAGGAAATCAATGATGAAAGCACCTGTTTGGTTTTCCAGCTTCTGGCAGCAGCGCAATCAAAGCGAACGCAGAACGCTCACCTTGGCGGCGATTGCGTTGGTGGCACTCGTGGGCTACCAGTTTGTTTGGTCGCCCATGCAACAGGCCGTGCAGCGGGCGCATGATCGTCTCGCGCAGGCCGAACAGCTCGCTGCTTTTACCGCGCAAGCCAAAAAAGCATTGATGCAGGCCGGACCTAAATCGGCACAGCCAAGTGCTGACTCGCCGATGCTTTGGGTGGAACAGGCCGCCCGCACAGTGGGCATTGAGCAGCAGTTGGTTCAGCGCCAGCCGGATGGTGACGACCGCGTCCAACTCAAGTTTGCCGCCGTTCCCTTCGATTTACTATTGCGCTGGTTGGCACAGGCGAATGACGCGGGGTTGAGCGTGCAGAGCGCCAACATCACGCCCAAAAATGGTGATTCGAGCGATGCTGCTGGGTTAGTGGATGCCGAGATCACCTTGGCGAAGCGCGCAGCCGCCTCATGAGCCGAACACCTTTGAAAGAACTGGCGCTGCGCCGCCCGCGCTCCCTGGTTAGGCTGGGCGTGTTCATCGTGCTGGTGAGCTGGTTTACGGCACTTCTGGCGACCGCACCGATTACTTTGATCCCCGTTTCCCGCCTGACGCTGCCACCCGGTGTGCAGTTGCAACCGCTCGGCGGTACGGTCTGGCACGGTCAGTGGCGTTTGAGCTTGCCCCGCGCGCCGGACATGACTGTTCAAACCGATTTTCTGCCATCGTCGGTGTTCCGTTTGCAACTGGCCTGGCATGTACAGGCGCAAACGGACGCGCGTACAAGTCCAACAAATGCGAACCCGAATATAGGAGCCGATCTAGCGATCGGCTTCAAGCAACTCAATGTTCGAAATTTTCAGGGACGCATGAGCGCTGATAGTCCGTTAATCGCATCGCTGACGGCTTGGCCATTAAGTGGGTTAATTGATTTCAGCGGGGATGCGTCGCTGGTCAGGACCAAGCGCGGATTCGATCTTCAGGCCGCCCGCGCCACGGCCAACTGGCGAAATGCAGAGATCACGACGACCGAACCGTTAGCACTTGGCGATCTGGTTTTTGATGCAAAAATCGCCCAAGGGCAACTCAATGCCACAG
This region of Halothiobacillus neapolitanus c2 genomic DNA includes:
- a CDS encoding prepilin-type N-terminal cleavage/methylation domain-containing protein, yielding MLALRAVLDARHAPYAGRHQRMGRQRCAQGFTLIELIVVIVIIGILVGFVVMSMNKRAPDDVGVCQARMASWLAQQAVAANRLDQTIYIQNASTKSPSAFVLNHPSAQLQTAASKQTSQNANESPAFVANIISRLDWDKGCALMARPSAADTFAAKDPRADAVIAVTPDGIWSLPSGAPQSKPEITVRGDKQKTLPINLSSGFGEQASAGSAP
- the gspI gene encoding type II secretion system minor pseudopilin GspI — protein: MTTTTKTRAQGFTLLEVLIALVVLAIALAAVIKVSGQSAQTLDRLRADTAATVIADDLCARLQLSAQAPELGTRQSQVEINGQSWRVRQTVSAGQVPGVLKVAYLVETPAPYAGQASIVTYFYPPAQKAP
- the gspJ gene encoding type II secretion system minor pseudopilin GspJ, coding for MSVHDSLIQGVGSTRCSIKRAASGFTLLELLVAIAIFALVAVMAYGGLNTVIKQSAIVEDQMGQLNAMQNGLRQMRGDLTFAVDRFARDALGGDVPEFAGGGLNLLTLTRLGASNPWAAAEPQLALVRWRLENGNLERATFVPPDGAVGNSAEQPDWRIILRNVSKIQLTFYDQNNQSMLDWPPINQPSAGLPKAVEVLLTVNNLPPLRMTVAMVSDWPEAAPANPPGGTNNGAEPATSPQTQTQTEVEAERR
- the gspK gene encoding type II secretion system minor pseudopilin GspK; this translates as MTRVNRFASPTRQQGVALIVALLVLAIATGLAAAVMVRNQNALDATAAFENGARADQLANSAFLLAKALLDRDDRNSDGPADLWAQPLANIPIDGATVSLTISDLQGRFNINNLLLPDGKVNLLGKERFARLLNLLNLSPDISNEIIGWIDPSRSLSLGFNSAASRSGNMPAGQPMMSVTELRSLAGVTPAYYDKLAPYVTALPIGTPVNLNSAPPLVLQAIGANAASLPVVADSKTPPPNIGSVADFLARPGFAGAVTQPDGLSVNSQFFLCAVTVQFDQVVRHRYALIYRPQSGPSQVIALSNEPCLTGSSCL
- the gspL gene encoding type II secretion system protein GspL, encoding MSDRLFLFVTNREATELHWWQPEHSAQSASPALGDWDAFADWQAKANLRRPVTLSVLLPDSVCSRLIVPIPGTRREKALQALPFALEDLVADDLSQLYPVLAERPLSPGRWPVLLVDADVRTRVLDALKDQGLVPQHLVAMADTLPQPEMGEFCVWVDPVQEHISVLTGPHEGMALAPSTVHNAAEQLAEWLPRMTPAPNRVAFHVPLDQPAHWPEGIEFTAQAAPDWAQWHQLWQAGLEQNRALSAITSAKAVNDQQWQRRWWQVAAAAGVVLVLLLVAQGIKTAQMNHQAERLQTQITQDFHAALPQITRMVNVRVQLQQALDQRVGAHEDTFMPALAAFGSAYQVAKPQDAQLVIKSIRFGEQQLTVELTAQKYAVLQQLLEHLKKNAPAEVKQIDAGVDAGVAHMRIGIKAL
- the gspM gene encoding type II secretion system protein GspM, with product MMKAPVWFSSFWQQRNQSERRTLTLAAIALVALVGYQFVWSPMQQAVQRAHDRLAQAEQLAAFTAQAKKALMQAGPKSAQPSADSPMLWVEQAARTVGIEQQLVQRQPDGDDRVQLKFAAVPFDLLLRWLAQANDAGLSVQSANITPKNGDSSDAAGLVDAEITLAKRAAAS
- a CDS encoding type II secretion system protein N; protein product: MSRTPLKELALRRPRSLVRLGVFIVLVSWFTALLATAPITLIPVSRLTLPPGVQLQPLGGTVWHGQWRLSLPRAPDMTVQTDFLPSSVFRLQLAWHVQAQTDARTSPTNANPNIGADLAIGFKQLNVRNFQGRMSADSPLIASLTAWPLSGLIDFSGDASLVRTKRGFDLQAARATANWRNAEITTTEPLALGDLVFDAKIAQGQLNATVKPAPNNAGPLLGELNLAGTWPVAKAPAVRGYVQPTARASAALRQQLSLLGRPDASGKITIQGVLPGRY